From the Acidilutibacter cellobiosedens genome, one window contains:
- a CDS encoding DUF6550 family protein, translating to MNDKIKRRLTIAGASLIGLALVIAIGMQFTKEPVRPDASSQEPVSSSDVAPDIQNNTEKKEVVVSPQPTPEPESSEMLPPQTDLPEQKLQSDPVKPEAPAKPELPKDADTTNPSKPPEYKPEDTEKKPASSESKPQGGETKDGKIYVPGFGWIDDVGEGQGSTADDMYENGNKIGEMN from the coding sequence ATGAATGATAAAATAAAAAGAAGGCTTACCATTGCAGGCGCTTCGCTTATCGGCCTTGCGCTTGTGATTGCCATCGGGATGCAGTTTACCAAGGAACCCGTGAGGCCGGATGCTTCTTCACAGGAGCCGGTCAGCTCTTCGGATGTAGCTCCTGATATACAGAATAACACAGAGAAAAAAGAGGTGGTCGTTTCTCCGCAGCCCACACCGGAGCCGGAAAGCTCGGAAATGCTGCCGCCCCAAACCGATCTACCGGAGCAGAAGCTCCAATCCGATCCGGTAAAGCCGGAAGCTCCCGCAAAACCTGAGCTGCCAAAGGATGCGGATACCACCAACCCGTCCAAGCCGCCAGAATACAAGCCGGAGGATACGGAAAAGAAACCGGCTTCATCCGAAAGCAAGCCGCAGGGTGGTGAAACAAAGGATGGTAAAATTTATGTGCCTGGATTCGGATGGATCGATGATGTTGGTGAGGGGCAAGGTTCGACTGCAGATGATATGTATGAAAACGGTAATAAGATCGGGGAAATGAATTAG